The genomic window aacccatgcaaacactgggagaacatgcaaactccacacagaaacgcctactgacccagccgaggctcgaaccagcaaacttcttgctgtgaggtgaacgtgctacccactgcgccaccgtgcagccatgTTCATTTATAAAAGGGAGGAATTAAACCTAGAATCCGAATCtccatattgaccatatttggaatggtcgtGATTATTAATAAGCTCTGGTCTGACATCCGTAGCAGTTCTCAGAGCCTGCTCTATCATACACATACATTCACTCTCTcacacagagcgagagagagatatATTTTTCCAGCAGAGATGTTTTAGGAATTGCATTTTGAAGCTTTCACATGTATGGAAACACAGCCAGAaattaatatcaacctctacaTAAACAGATGAGTTTAAAAGTGTATTGCTGTTGTCACACTCACTAACGACCTATATATGCTTGCAGATCGCTGGTATACATGCGGATCGCTATAAGGACTATAAATCCACCATGATATGATCTACAAGATCCAGTtatgcaccacacacactcaatggttgctgatcctgactgattgcagacacacagctgaaggattgtcaaagactgattacaaaGACTTTAAATacagtgcgcgcacacacacacacacacacacacatcagggctgagtcttgttttacaaTTTTGTGACATTATGATGCGTTTTCTCTTCCttgccgtgtttttgaccctTTTGAGCCTTGTTTGTATATGTTGTCTGCCTGTACTGACCTATCGCCTGtgtttttgacttcaactctggatttgcctgcataTATCTGTTTGCTCCGGATtgtgaccattgcttgcctgaccactcaATAAATCAGTGTTTGGTTCCGCTCACCCTTGTCAGAGTCCATTTCACATTACAGTTGTTCTTTCAAAACAAAATGACACAACGTATAAATGTCATTTAGCACTTTTATTCTGCAGTCTACATGTGTCTGTTGCCTCAAGCATAGAACACCAAACATAGAtgccaaatttcacaatatacatggtaaattaacaaaagataaataaacagacttgatgaatacatttttaatctgtatatGCTGCATTTTGTGTTCTGACGAGCTGCAATGGCTGGTGGAGAACTGCATTTGGTTGAGTCCTCGTTGTTTAACATTGTTGTTTAACAAGGCGTAATGCAGCTGGCTTTAGTCGAGTCTTTGGCTTTCTTAGTCTGCAtgcatctttcttcaaaataagagtcccagaAACATAGTAAATTTAATATAAGCTTAACTTAAAATCTATCAGTGTGTGTTTGGCTGCTGAACTTCTGATGACACGGTTGCTCGTGCAGGTCCAGCTGACATAGAATGTGACCCTCTGAGGACTTATGTTGGGCAAAAGTAAAGGCATTTTTCTTAGTATATTAATTTTCaactctcatatatatatatatatatatatatatatatatatatatatatatatatatatatatatatatatatatatatttttttttttttgttacaaaaaatACTGTTTATCATACATACTTTTAAAGTAtggaaaaactattttattcaGATCTGATGTGATGTATATATCTCAATTTCAAAAAATGACACTTGGTTTAATCTACATATAGTACAGTATATTAAGCAATCATTTAAAGGATAATTCACCCAAGACTTGAATCATTCCGAATCCTAACCCACAAAAAAAAGATATGCAATTTATTTTagaagaatttattattattttctttatgctTTATATAATGCGCAGattaaatttaagtttttatttgcaTATGAAAAATTTATCAGCAAACAATGTTATACAGCATTCAAATCTTAGCATGGAGGCTCAGGCATGCTGGCTTTGACGCACAAGGTTTCTCGGGTAACTGTAGTTAAATCTAAAAGATGAGATGTATGATGTAAAATGACAGGAAAGAGATTAATAAAACACTGGCAAGCCCAACTACCACAAAGTTAACACAAGACACAGAACTGTGGAAACTGAGGACTTAAACAAACTGGGAGATCAAATCAACACAACAATGAACAGGTGTTTAACTCAATTAAAAACCATggaaactaacaatgaactagaACAAAGGCATGCAAGCAATAAAAAAGGGTAATAAACAAGACAAACGTGAAACAAGGACCAATGGAGCTCACTCTTACATGTCATGTGACATGTAGGAGCTTCTTCAAGAACCAGTgagatttatttttgtgtttgctGATCATTTTTTATATGTGACCATGGACCAAAAAACATAAGGATCAATTTTGATGGCAATTGAGATGTATACAtgatctgaaagctgaataaataagctgcCCATTGGTGTATGGTTTGTTGTAATAggatcagggcttaatttgtgccggaataAGCCGGATTCGGCACCTCTAAATCTGATCCAACACCTCATTGTACACGGCTCTTCACTTTCTACCGCGACTCCctaaccctcttcacttttgtccgcggcataccgatctgttccgggaactcgcaatttacaaattaagcactggataGGATTTTTGTTTTTGAGATACAACTACCTTAAGTTGCATGCATGCAGTCTGagtgtttataaaacaaaatattgagaAAACTGCCTTTAAAACAGTCCAATTTATGTTCTTAACATGGCATCTTGTtaatcaaaaattaaatgtagatatttaaacagaagaatttttttcaaataattgtaTAAAAGAACTTTAATACTAATGAtttcaaatgaataatttagaCTAATACTATCTATTTATCTAAGCTCTCTGAAAGGGATGTCCCGATGCTAACCCAGATTGAATCCAAAAAACGTAAAACCACAGCTGACCAACCTACTGCAGATTTAAAACTGTTCATTGGGATCTCCACAGGGTCAATATGCATGGCCAGGCTGGTATAGCCAAACCTTGGTCACTCGTACCAATGTCAAACGTCGTTTTCAATAGTGCCAGCAACGAAAATCTTGGGcggtggacaatgtgaaacatgtattgttcacTGAAGTCCACCTTTATTGTCATCTGGGAGAGTTATGTTGTGGAGCAGCCCCAAAGAAGTGTACCGCCCAGACTGTTGCaagcccagagtgaagcatgtgGGGGATCAGTGATAGTTTGGGCTGCAATACCATGGCATTCTATAGGCCCGTAATTGTGCTAGATGGGCGCGTCACTGCCAAGAACTACCGAACCATTCTGAAGGAGCATGTGCACCCAATGGtgcaaacattgtatcctgacgGTGGTGCCGTCTATCAGGATTATAATGCACCAATatacacagcaagactggtgaccgAGTAGCTTGAAAAACaagaaagtgaagttgaacatctcccatggcctgcacagtcaccagacctgtTTATTATTGAGCTACTTTCTTACGTTTTGAAAAAGTGAGTCGAGTAATGTTTCCCTCCACCAGCATCACGTTGGCTACTATTTTCcgagaatggctcaaaatccctcttGCCACTGTCCAGGGCTTGTCTTGTCAAGAcaaattgatgctgtattggccacaaaaggaggccctacaccatactaatgaattattctAATTTAAACcaggcatttcagtttcattATCCCAAcccctgtttttatttatttgttaaatctcTATGAATGTTTTAAAGCATTTGGAGTTTTTGCTAATAGCCTTTCAATGGAGGTACAGAAATCTCTGAGATTTGATTAAACATCTTAATTTGAgttttgaagatgaacaaaagtcTGACATGAGGGTATAGTTCATTACATTCGCTCCATCCCATTCATCGGAACATTTCTACCCGCTGTGACTGTGAGTTTGAGAAAGAGCGACAGATTGCGGATGTGAGATAAAGATTTTGTCAAAGACTGAGAGGAGTACATTTGTTCGGCTAAAAGCTGCTCCCTGCTGGGTGACAACATATCCTCTCATATAATGGCTTATCTCTATTCCCAAACAGAGGACTCTGTGATGATTAATTGATAAACTTTGCCTTAAAATGCATCCCTAATCCAGACACCTTTAGCAAGAATTACACGAACGCTCGTGCTCTCCCCTGCTGCTGATACTGTCATCAGATCGGCTGGGATGAATTGAATTATTAACTCATTAAAACTTAATAAACCTCTCCTGTCAGCGAGCAGCTCCCCATCACGATCCGCGGGCTTAGCGCTGCCCCCTGATGTTCCTCCCAGACGCATCCTCTGTCTTCATTCTGACACTCACGCTGGCAGGCCAACGTTTGACGTGTTGCGTCGCGACAAACCTGATGGACTTGTGAATGAAACTGAGCGCCGTCAAGGTTGAGAAATGCTTTTCTTGCACAAGCAAGGACATCTGTAGTCACACTCCTTGAAAGGCAGTGCAAACGCGGCAGCAGATTTGGTGGCATGTATTGATATTGATTTGAAAGGAAGCCTAGTCTTGCTCTTATTAATCATATAAGCGTTTGACTGTGGAGACCTGCGCTTGTCGAACATCGTTTGCGTCATTTAGGCCTGCGTGAGGTGAAATAAATTCACAATTAGCCTTTCAGAGTttgttttagctatttatttagtcatttttttgTCATGCAATCAAAATGTTACAATCTTGTGATTCTGATCTTTTCATCAGCGTTGAATGAGTTCTAAATGTGTAATTACCAGTTAATATGTTAAAATTCAGCTTGTTTTCTAAGAATTGGGACTTTGGTTAAACccaaatttgaaaaagaaattgtgaactataaactcagaACTGTGTGGAATTACAAGAAATAATTCCAATTGGTGTAGTTATACACTgaaaaagacttttgctgcttgttgaaactacttattttaaagggcacctattttacccctttttcaagatctAAGATAGGTCTGTTGTGACtttagaatgtgtctgtaaagtttcaggtcAAACCCctcatcagattttttattatagctTTAACAATATTGGAATTTTCAGCTCTGAGcatattgtagctgtttttgttgcctgtgtctttaatgcaaatgagctagttcttcccgcccaccattcccacatgcctgtcagattGTGTCATCTCCTGCTGCagaaaggaagcagatctcagggaatttcccaatgattatttgaagaatttgttgtggagttgttaattcaagcctttctgcaaggatgagtcacacacaacgTCCTTACACAGTTAACGCGCACACAccacgtttaactttgcactgtttttgcacagcaaatgagACATGACACATTaacatccactgctgtatggatatctgttatgttaacgTACTAATTAAACctaatttaacatccacaaactgaAATTGAAACATCTTTttaataattgtactgacatgcggctgtggtgatgacttacatagcgattttactgtatttagcttactttattacaaacatgcactgttttaaaaacgttttagaCTTGTACAACTCTTaattacatttgatgatgattgatgatcacagcgagctgaacagatcttttaatcccagttgctttgtgcacaacCTGTCGCAACCTGCGACcaagacatgttaatatgtggctgtcaatcaattcagtagGCGGAGAAAACCGTACTCCTAAGCCATTTTGCAGTGGGCCTTAAAATAGGAgggatttagatcctattttaacatcaagaaatgaaaaaaagagaCATATTGTCTTTACATTACCCCGATATTACTgaggacacactatacctacacacagttctgtctgaACAGCTTttaaaaaagatgatttttatcataggtgccctttaaatgagtTGAAAAGACACGATTCTTAATTCTTAaggacaactcaattgttttctgtccaatccacttaagtttaaaaaaacgattaagttaacttaatcgatatGTGTTGATGAATGAACATGAATGAACtgtgtggaacctagcattttttacagtgtataaactcTGAACTACAAgaaaagagtttttgtcttgaAATCCTGAAATTATATCCTGtgattgttattttttgtgaaaCATTTAAATTGTGAGAGCATATTAACTTCTGCAATTTGACTTCAAATAATTTTGATTTCGAACTATTGCAGTTGCCAATTTATCATTTGTTATTCTGAAAAAAATAGCTGTTAAATATATAAAGACAGACTTGCAAGAAATAAGGTTAGAATCACAAGAAAGACTATATAGTCATAATCGCCTAATTATAGCctataaaatatgaatttgtgttacaaatgcaaaatataaaatgGGAGAATGTTGTTATTAAGTCAGAACTGtgagtttatatcttgcaattaTGAAATTTACATAATGTGATTCTAGACTTTTTTCTTTGAGTAAACTGAAAAGGAGTGGTTTGATGAACCTGAAAAGTAAACCtgaaaattaaaattgaaaatttcCCATGGTCTGCACTGTAACCAGACCCTAATACTATTAAGCCATTTTGGGGTGTTGTGGAGGATCTACTGCAGAAACATTTTCCTCCACCACAATCAcatagtgacctggccactattctgcgaGAAGAATgactctggccactgtgcaggacttgtatctgtcattcccaagacaaattgatgctgtattggtGGCAAAGTAGTCCCTAAACCATACTAATGAAtcattgtggtctaaaaccaggccttttattttaatagtccaacatctgtatttatttatttttctctcactttttttctcagtaaactcagaattgtgaaAAGAAAATTGTTAGAGCCAATTAACTTGAATATACTTGAATGAGTTTTTGCTGTTTTTAGCTTGCAAATTTGATTTCAAAActcataattaaatgtaataattaacaCCTTACAATTCTGCCCTTTTGTTTAGAATTTTGACTTTGGATTGCTCAGTTTTGAATAATAAACCTGCAAACTTATATAGTTCTTCTGAGAAAAATGACAAAATAGAAACTCAGAGTTACAAGAAAGCCTATAAAGTCACAGTTTAAATTGTGAGATATGAAAAAGCCAGAATATTATTACAGTAACACAAATTACACTCTTCTTAAGTTTTTATTGATCAGAAGTTCCTCTATTTATCCATGTTGTTTAAATGCGTTTGGTTCATTCAAAGTGTGCTTTGCATTAAGTTTGTAGGAATAATAAGGGCTAGTCGAATATCCTTGACACAGTCATGCCACACGTCTGAATTATACATCAGAGAAAAACTAGGCACAAGGTTTATTCAGCGCATGCAGGTCATTCTGTAGCTATATCGGTTATGAGGGCGCTCCACGGTGGCTTACCCGCTCACTGAAAGCTGTCTGCCCCATTTTTCAGCCCAAGATTATGACCATTTCCCTACAGGGCCATTTTAGAGCAATGATGGAAGCAGACTCCTTTATGTTTTTAGGCTGTTAATAATTGATTAAGAGTATGTGCTTGTAACCTTTCCCTAATCTATGCTAGTCGATAATTATATATTCTAAACGATTACTACTCTTTCATAATAACAGGAAACGCGTCGTCTTGTAGTATgcataaaaatattgaaatgcaGCCTAAAAGtgaacaaaatacagaaacaaatGTATAATCAGTGGTGAAATGGTCAGGGTATGTTGTAAGATGTAATTATCCAAAGCCGATTTTGGCTTTTACGATGAAGACATTCATTTTTAATTGCGAGACTAAATGGCTGTGCTATGGATGCAGGTTTAAATGGTGCATTCTCATGCAAGATAGATACCACATAAAATCAACAAATCCCCTGCTGGTGATCTGAATCTAAGAGGCTTTAACGGTCTGTTCGATTTTCATATTGTCTGAAAAAAGGCGTGTATTTCACCTCCTTTCACGGTGGCAAGGAATGTCAATAAATGGATTAGTGGCACATGTCTAGgttaaatgtcattatttaaaaaccgacaaagtatttatttttacgtTGTGCTTTTATCTGCTATTTTATTGTCTCACAGACGGCATTGGTATTAATACAGTCAGTAGTGCCAATTATTAGAATTTTAAACAGTCATTTAAGATTATGGATATgtttaaaatatctaaataacaCATTTGTGATCCAAGTCTAAAAGACCTGTGGAATGCCTGCCTTTTGCTCTCCTCCAATATTGATTTCGATTGGCAAAGCAGGACTTGTGCCAAGGGAGCATGAGGTTTCCATGGTTATGGCATGTTTGGAGATGTCGTTCTGAAAGCAGGTTTTGTGTGTGCGCGTACGGGAGACAGAGAAAGAGACGATCGATGCACCACAGGGTTCCTATCAGCTAGAATCAGAAGAGGTCTTGCACAGAGGAGGTGTTGGGAAATTGGGATGGAACAAAAGACCTGACGTGCCTGTATGTGCATTACAGAGGTCATTCTACAAAACAAAGGCTTATTTGTGTTATCTCCTTGCTCTGTAAGCACATATGTAGAGCTAgaattctgcttttattctatctccatctctctctctctctctctctctctctatctctctctatatatatatataagattttaaTTTATATGCTTGACTGTGATTGTGTCTCTAGGTTAGATATTTTGTTGAACAATGGGAGGGTAGCAGGTTGTTGAAAATGCTAGCAACACTTCAGTTGCAGCAGTTTCATAACTACATATTCTATTCATCTTATATTATACTCAATATCTTAATATAGCCAGAAATGTACacttatttacaaataaacatatatttagtTTCACAGGATGTCAAAAATATTCCTTTTATATATTAGCCCTCTTTCAAAGAATGACCATATGTGTGGATGTGTAGATTACCTGAAATGATTAATCATGCAGGCATTTCTCTTATGTATAATCATATTCTTCTCTCTCTGTTATCTCTCTGCAGGTGGCCATGCTGTTCTCTTTGTTCTCTTGTGCTTTGGGGCTCTCCCTCCTGCCACTCCACCTGTTTCAGTGCCCCGCCCACGCTTGCCCTGCCCGCTGCGAATGCTCTGTGCCCACGCGTTCTGTGTCATGCCATCGCAGACGGTTAGCACAGGTGCCTGAGGGCATCCCAATAGAGACACGGTCACTGGACCTCAGTAAAAACCGGCTGCGCATTGTGACGCCACAGAACTTTTCCTCACTGCTGTTGCTGGAAGAGCTGGATCTCAGCAACAACTTGTTGTCTTCTGTGGAACCTAACAGCTTTCGAGCGCAGCCACGGCTACGCTCCCTCCGACTGCGAAGCAATCAGCTAACACTGCTGCCGCGTGGAGCACTGGCGGGCCTCAGTGAGCTCACTCTGCTGGATGTCAGTCAAAACCGCCTTGTTATTCTGCTGGACTACGGCTTTGAGGAGCAGCGGAGGCTGCGGGTACTAGAGTTGAGTGATAATGAGCTAGTGTTTATTGCCCCACGGGCGTTCAGCGGACTTGCGTCCCTTCGCTCTCTGACGCTGCAGCGCTGCAACCTAAGCACAGTGCCCACACATGCTCTTGCACATCTGCATGGTCTCACCAGCCTAAGATTGCGAGATTTAGGCATTGCAGAGCTTCAGGCACACACTTTTAAGGGTCTGCCACGACTAAAACATCTGGAAGTGGACCGCTGGCCCTTGTTAGAGGGGTTTCCAACATCTGCTTTGCAGGGGTTAAACCTTAGTACGCTGTCCATTACCCACACCAACCTGACATCGGTGCCAGTCGTGACAAATCTATTGTATCTGACGCATCTCAACCTGTCCTACAGCCGTATACGGGTCCTGCCAGCAGGTTGGTTGAGAGGAATGGACCGACTGGAAGTTCTACGTGTGCGACAGGCTAATCTGCTCAGTGTGGAACCACAAGCATTTCAAGGAGCCTCCTCTCTGCGCATTCTTGACCTTTGCTATAACCGTCTCGCCACACTTGAAAGGAGTGTTTTTCCTGTTACTGAGGCCCTGCAGACTCTTTTGATTGGCCAGAATCCGTTAGTTTGCGACTGCCGTCTACGCTGGCTCCTGGAAAGGACTCCACCTTTGCTGTATGGAGATGTTCAACCTGAATGTAGTGCTCCTGCCCCCTTGGCTGGAAAGCCTCTTCGAGATCTTGTGGAAGCTCAAATCTCTCGCTATGTAATTTGCACCAAACCCAGGGTCATCTCCATGGCGTCTTACCCGGCACAGGCAGAAGAAGGACAGAGAGCTTGGCTGTATTGCAGTGCCGATGGAGCGCCGCCTCCATCAGTGTCATGGCTAACACCACTTAGACGACACATTACCACAAAGAGTACTGGAAGGGTGGTGGTCCACACTAATGGCTCGCTTGAGTTTCGCATGGCAGAGCCTCAGGATAGTGGCATGTACGTCTGCGTAGCATCAAACCCCGCAGGTAATGCTACTCTGTCCGTAACACTCGCGGTTAAAACCTCTGGAATCAGGGACAGGGCCCTTTACGCGAACCGCAGCTTTCTTTTTGACCCCGACTACAATAGTTCCCTGATAAACGGCACAGAGGAGTACACCATCAGGGTGGTCCTGGACTTCACCACCATCCTGGTCTCTACAGCAATGGGCTGCCTCAGCTTTCtgggtgttgttttgttttgtttcttgttgttgttTGCATGGAGTCGTGGCAAAGGGAAGCACAGAGGAAGCGTGGACATTCAATACGTTCCACGGAAGAGGAAAGGCGCAAACTCAGAACTTACAGAAACAAGCGGGCCAAGACGAGTCAACATGAAGATGATCTGAACTTTGTGAATGACAGAGGATTTCACAGGTTGCATGGTTGCGTATGCGTATCTGTTGGACTTTGTGAGTCTTTGGGTAAATGTGCTGCACAGGATGTGTTTAGTCATGAAAGTTTACATGTGGTAtcccaatgaaaaaaaaagagagcaaaAGAACTACGCCAAACCATATAACGCGCGTCGTCTGCGATGCTTTGTCTGTGGAAAGCATTATTTGGACATTGCAGACGTGATTTAGTTAAAGTTGttgtatatatttcatatttgtgGGAAAGAAtggtatatttctatatataaatatatacacacacacatgaatatatATCTATTTACAGATACATTACAATTACTTTTCAAAACGCTGCAAAAACTCAAAAGTTGTCTTCCCCAATAAGCAAAGTATCTACTGGAAAAAGCCTCGGCTGTGCTGTGTTGTGAAGTGTTTGGTTTTGCTCAGAATTCTTGTTCTCCTGGGACATCCTCTTCTTAGCAGAACCTCCAGGGGAACCGGGGAGTTTTCTGCCATTTTGTTGTAAAGATGTTAAAATGCaagaagctgttgacatggtGGGTTCCAGGGGCTGTATTTGTGACTCAGTGGAAATCTGTGGAACTGTGTGAAaatgttcttttcttttcttatgTTCTGTCAAATGCTGCTCAAATGTTTTTACATACTAAATATCTGGTTATATTttccaaagaaaataaatataaatcgtAAAGCTTGATAAGTGTTGCTGTCATCTTAGATCTTATCTTATTCTGGTGTCTCAAGTATTCCCGATGGCATAAAACTCTCCAAGCAGTAATTAATCTACACCTTGTAAGCCTTATTGCTTTTGGTACttcttttttgtatatatatattgcacagcTATAACTTCATTCATGtgcgtcacagtggtgcagtgggtagcacgatcaccccacagcaagaaggttgctggtttaagccccggctgggtcagttggcatttctgtgtggagttgcgtGAATGAgcgtgtttggatgtttcccagtaatgggttgcagctggaagggcatccgctgtgtaaaagatatgctggaaaagttggtggttaattctgctgtggtgaccccagattaataaagggactaaactggaaaaaaaaagaatgaatgaatataacttCGTTCCTTTAAAGTTACCCAATTTTGCATGCAGGTTATTTCTGTTGCTAAATTTTCCAATAATCCCAATTACGGGACAGATTATGACAATGGTTGCTTGGCAACAAGCATATAAAATGTCACATATAAAAGCTTATGGTCAAGTTGAGcttgaattttcaaaaaaggttAATAGTCCTGACAGCACAGCACATGTGCCGATAGTGACCTTTTTTTAGGTCTCTTAAAAGC from Danio rerio strain Tuebingen ecotype United States chromosome 13, GRCz12tu, whole genome shotgun sequence includes these protein-coding regions:
- the lingo2b gene encoding leucine-rich repeat and immunoglobulin-like domain-containing nogo receptor-interacting protein 2b precursor translates to MLFSLFSCALGLSLLPLHLFQCPAHACPARCECSVPTRSVSCHRRRLAQVPEGIPIETRSLDLSKNRLRIVTPQNFSSLLLLEELDLSNNLLSSVEPNSFRAQPRLRSLRLRSNQLTLLPRGALAGLSELTLLDVSQNRLVILLDYGFEEQRRLRVLELSDNELVFIAPRAFSGLASLRSLTLQRCNLSTVPTHALAHLHGLTSLRLRDLGIAELQAHTFKGLPRLKHLEVDRWPLLEGFPTSALQGLNLSTLSITHTNLTSVPVVTNLLYLTHLNLSYSRIRVLPAGWLRGMDRLEVLRVRQANLLSVEPQAFQGASSLRILDLCYNRLATLERSVFPVTEALQTLLIGQNPLVCDCRLRWLLERTPPLLYGDVQPECSAPAPLAGKPLRDLVEAQISRYVICTKPRVISMASYPAQAEEGQRAWLYCSADGAPPPSVSWLTPLRRHITTKSTGRVVVHTNGSLEFRMAEPQDSGMYVCVASNPAGNATLSVTLAVKTSGIRDRALYANRSFLFDPDYNSSLINGTEEYTIRVVLDFTTILVSTAMGCLSFLGVVLFCFLLLFAWSRGKGKHRGSVDIQYVPRKRKGANSELTETSGPRRVNMKMI
- the lingo2b gene encoding leucine-rich repeat and immunoglobulin-like domain-containing nogo receptor-interacting protein 2b isoform X1; the encoded protein is MWLGVFAKHFQWISTVDGWDVAMLFSLFSCALGLSLLPLHLFQCPAHACPARCECSVPTRSVSCHRRRLAQVPEGIPIETRSLDLSKNRLRIVTPQNFSSLLLLEELDLSNNLLSSVEPNSFRAQPRLRSLRLRSNQLTLLPRGALAGLSELTLLDVSQNRLVILLDYGFEEQRRLRVLELSDNELVFIAPRAFSGLASLRSLTLQRCNLSTVPTHALAHLHGLTSLRLRDLGIAELQAHTFKGLPRLKHLEVDRWPLLEGFPTSALQGLNLSTLSITHTNLTSVPVVTNLLYLTHLNLSYSRIRVLPAGWLRGMDRLEVLRVRQANLLSVEPQAFQGASSLRILDLCYNRLATLERSVFPVTEALQTLLIGQNPLVCDCRLRWLLERTPPLLYGDVQPECSAPAPLAGKPLRDLVEAQISRYVICTKPRVISMASYPAQAEEGQRAWLYCSADGAPPPSVSWLTPLRRHITTKSTGRVVVHTNGSLEFRMAEPQDSGMYVCVASNPAGNATLSVTLAVKTSGIRDRALYANRSFLFDPDYNSSLINGTEEYTIRVVLDFTTILVSTAMGCLSFLGVVLFCFLLLFAWSRGKGKHRGSVDIQYVPRKRKGANSELTETSGPRRVNMKMI